CTCATTCACCGCCGCCGCGGGCAGGCACCAGCACTTCGCGCTGGCCGCTGGTGGTGAGGCCGCTCACGAGGCCGGCCTTCTCCATGTCTTCGAGCAGACGGGCGGAGCGGTTGTAGCCGATGCGCAGCTTGCGCTGCACATACGAAATGCTGGCCTTGCGGTCCTTAAGCACCACTTCCACGGCCTGGTCGTACATGGGGTCCTTCTCGCCGCTGCCTCCGTCCCCCTCGCCCAGCGGGCCGTCGTCGCCATCGACCGTGCCACCCTCCAGCACGCCCTCGATGTAGTCGGGCTCGCCCTGGCTCTTGAGGTAGCTCACCACGCGGTGCACCTCTTCGTCGGACACGAAGGCGCCGTGCACGCGCACCGGCAGGCCGGTGCCGCTGGCCATGTAGAGCATGTCGCCCATGCCCAGCAGGGCCTCGGCGCCCATCTGGTCCAGGATGGTGCGGCTGTCGATCTTGCTGCTCACCTGGAAGGCGATGCGCGTCGGAATGTTGGCCTTGATCAGCCCGGTGATCACGTCCACGCTGGGGCGCTGCGTGGCCAGGATGAGGTGGATGCCGGCCGCACGCGCCTTTTGCGCCAGGCGGGCGATCAGCTCTTCGATCTTCTTGCCCACCACCATCATCAGGTCGGCCAGCTCGTCGATCACCACCACGATGTGCGGCAAGCGCTGCAGTGGCTCGGGCTCTTCGGGCGTGAGGCTGAACGGGTTGTAGATGAATTCCTCGCGCGCCTTGGCCTCGTCGATCTTCACGTTGTAGCCGGCCAAGTTGCGCACGCCCAGCTTGCTCATGAGCTTGTAGCGGCGCTCCATCTCGGCCACGCACCAGTTCAGGCCGTGGGCGGCCTGCTTCATGTCGGTGACCACGGGCGCCAGCAGGTGCGGAATGCCTTCGTACACCGACATTTCCAGCATCTTGGGGTCGATCATCAGCAGGCGCACATCGCGCGCCTCGGCTTTGTAGAGCAGCGAGAGGATCATGGCGTTGATCCCCACCGACTTGCCCGAGCCGGTGGTGCCGGCCACCAGCACGTGCGGCATCTTGGCCAGGTCGGCCACCACGGGGTTGCCCACGATGTCCTTGCCCAGGCCCATGGTGAGCATGCTCTTGCCCTCATGGTAGACGTGCGATCCGAGGATCTCGGACAGCCGGATCGACTGCCGCTTGGCGTTGGGCAGCTCCAGCGCCATGAAATTCTTGCCCGGGATCGTCTCGATCACGCGGATGGAGACCAGCGACAGCGAGCGCGCCAGGTCCTTGGCCAGGCCCACGATCTGCGAGCCTTTCACGCCGGTGGCGGGCTCGATCTCGTAGCGGGTGATGACCGGGCCCGGCATGGCTGCGACCACGCGCACTTCCACGCCGAAGTCCTTGAGCTTCTTCTCGATGAGGCGGCTGGTCATCTCCAGGGTCTCGGGCGAGACCGTCTCCTGGCGCTGCGCAGGCGGGCCGTCCAGCAGATCGACCTGCGGCAGGCGGCTGTCGGGCATGTCGGTGAACAGGGGCTTTTGGCGCTCCTTCACCACGCGGGCGCTCTGGGGCACGTCGGACAGCACCGGCTCGATGATCTGCACCGGCTGCGGATGGTGCTGCTCGACCTCGTGGCGTTCCTCCAGCACCACCTCTTCGCGTTCGCGCGCAGCGCGCTTGCCCACGGCCACGTCCTTGGCCTTCTCGCGCTTGGCGCGGCC
This region of Acidovorax sp. GBBC 1281 genomic DNA includes:
- a CDS encoding DNA translocase FtsK is translated as MTYSLNTLNASAGKSPPRSGAARFGHEISLVLGLVALVFWLLALATYSGQDAAWSTSGVGDGRLMANWAGRFGAWLADSSYFALGFSVWWCVAAAVRAWLSSLARWMRGGEDAGANAHSPMVRRAMFWGGLVVLMAASTGLEWSRLYRLESLLPGHAGGAIGYLTGPAGVKWLGFTGSGLVGVILVVLGAALVFRFSWGHVAERLGGRIDALVQLGRAKREKAKDVAVGKRAAREREEVVLEERHEVEQHHPQPVQIIEPVLSDVPQSARVVKERQKPLFTDMPDSRLPQVDLLDGPPAQRQETVSPETLEMTSRLIEKKLKDFGVEVRVVAAMPGPVITRYEIEPATGVKGSQIVGLAKDLARSLSLVSIRVIETIPGKNFMALELPNAKRQSIRLSEILGSHVYHEGKSMLTMGLGKDIVGNPVVADLAKMPHVLVAGTTGSGKSVGINAMILSLLYKAEARDVRLLMIDPKMLEMSVYEGIPHLLAPVVTDMKQAAHGLNWCVAEMERRYKLMSKLGVRNLAGYNVKIDEAKAREEFIYNPFSLTPEEPEPLQRLPHIVVVIDELADLMMVVGKKIEELIARLAQKARAAGIHLILATQRPSVDVITGLIKANIPTRIAFQVSSKIDSRTILDQMGAEALLGMGDMLYMASGTGLPVRVHGAFVSDEEVHRVVSYLKSQGEPDYIEGVLEGGTVDGDDGPLGEGDGGSGEKDPMYDQAVEVVLKDRKASISYVQRKLRIGYNRSARLLEDMEKAGLVSGLTTSGQREVLVPARGGGE